A part of Bubalus bubalis isolate 160015118507 breed Murrah chromosome 6, NDDB_SH_1, whole genome shotgun sequence genomic DNA contains:
- the EDN2 gene encoding endothelin-2 codes for MPTALCSIALALLVALHEGKSQAATTPIPEQPAPLPRARGSHLRTRRCSCSSWLDKECVYFCHLDIIWVNTPGQTAPYGLGNPPRRWRRSLPRRCECYSARDPACATFCHQRPWTDAAAVPGSGSPAAAFQDGKTQATAGELLQRLRVISATKIHFARQQQKTMRETRPTHSRQRKR; via the exons ATGCCCACCGCCTTGTGCTCCATCGCTCTAGCCCTGCTCGTGGCCCTGCACGAAG GCAAGAGCCAGGCCGCTACCACCCCCATCCCAGAGCAACCAGCGCCCTTGCCCCGGGCCCGAGGCTCCCACCTGCGGACTCGACGCTgctcctgcagctcctggctCGACAAGGAGTGCGTCTACTTTTGCCACCTGGACATTATCTGGGTGAACACTCCCGG ACAGACAGCTCCTTACGGCCTGGGAAACCCGCCAAGACGCTGGCGCCGCTCTCTGCCAAGACGCTGTGAGTGCTACAGTGCCAGGGACCCCGCCTGTGCCACCTTCTGCCATCAAAGGCCCTG GACTGATGCGGCAGCAGTCCCAGGCAGCGGGTCCCCTGCAGCTGCGTTCCAGGATGGCAAGACGCAGGCCACGGCAGGAGAGCTCCTCCAGCGGCTGAG GGTTATTTCTGCAACCAAGATCCACTTTGCTAGGCAACAGCAGAAGACGATGAGGGAGACCAGACCTACACActccaggcagaggaagagatag